One Chryseobacterium wanjuense genomic region harbors:
- a CDS encoding site-specific integrase, with product MVKNRLTFFLKSPKKKGDMLRAVHVRVKIGGIPMETSTKKKWDVRRWDQKVQRAIGTKEDARTLNFYLDSVVNKVSNFITKEENLNKIITSRCVINYINGNDESTVKVLEEFQKHNDEMYALVRNKGKKSKEIDNEQDDNKGFDLDTWKRYVTARSHVQEFIQFKYKRDDLEFRELNYEFVKDYDFYLKTVRNCANNTTLKYISNFKKIVRIAIKKGIIPGDPFVQFKGKKTKILNRPLTWAELRSLENKQFSTDRLSRVRDIFVFQCYTGLAYIDIFRLKRTDIKEGIDGKLWIMNRRKKCRVNTDIPLLPKALELMDKYKDDPECSPRGSILPVKSNQNMNGYLKEIAALCGINSKLSTHKARHTFASTVTLNNGVPINVVKELLGHSSVKQTEHYATTTQESINKEMTVLKQKLSTENADEEDIDTLFQNLEKEFKELKKDQSIIGKDRVKVGLYSLQQKITKLRASMDK from the coding sequence ATGGTAAAGAACAGGCTAACATTTTTTTTAAAAAGCCCTAAAAAGAAAGGGGACATGCTAAGAGCTGTCCATGTGAGAGTAAAGATTGGTGGTATTCCAATGGAAACGTCAACGAAGAAAAAATGGGATGTACGCAGATGGGACCAGAAAGTTCAAAGAGCTATTGGTACCAAGGAAGATGCAAGGACTCTAAATTTCTATTTGGATTCAGTGGTTAATAAAGTCAGTAACTTTATCACCAAAGAGGAAAATTTAAATAAGATAATTACCTCAAGGTGTGTCATCAATTACATAAATGGTAATGATGAGTCAACAGTTAAAGTGCTTGAGGAATTTCAGAAGCATAATGATGAAATGTATGCTTTAGTACGAAATAAGGGAAAGAAAAGTAAAGAAATTGATAATGAGCAGGATGATAATAAGGGATTTGACCTTGACACCTGGAAACGATATGTGACCGCACGAAGTCACGTTCAGGAATTTATACAGTTCAAATACAAGAGAGATGATCTGGAGTTCCGTGAGCTGAATTATGAGTTTGTTAAGGATTATGACTTTTACTTAAAAACTGTCAGAAACTGTGCTAATAATACAACGCTGAAATATATCAGTAATTTTAAAAAGATTGTTCGCATTGCTATCAAAAAAGGCATTATTCCTGGTGATCCCTTTGTACAATTTAAAGGGAAGAAAACTAAAATTTTAAATAGACCTCTGACATGGGCAGAGCTGCGTAGTCTTGAAAATAAGCAATTTTCCACTGACAGGTTATCCAGGGTACGTGATATATTCGTGTTTCAGTGCTATACGGGACTAGCTTATATTGATATTTTCCGCTTAAAAAGGACAGATATTAAAGAAGGAATAGATGGAAAATTGTGGATTATGAATCGCAGAAAGAAATGCAGAGTAAATACTGATATCCCACTGCTGCCGAAAGCGTTGGAACTTATGGATAAATATAAGGACGATCCAGAATGCTCTCCAAGAGGATCAATCTTGCCAGTCAAGTCCAACCAAAACATGAATGGATATTTGAAAGAAATTGCTGCCCTGTGCGGCATTAACAGTAAACTTTCCACGCATAAAGCACGACATACTTTTGCAAGTACGGTTACCCTTAATAATGGTGTTCCAATCAACGTTGTCAAAGAATTGTTAGGGCATAGCTCAGTAAAACAAACTGAGCATTACGCAACCACAACTCAGGAATCTATAAACAAAGAGATGACAGTCCTTAAGCAAAAATTATCTACTGAAAACGCTGATGAAGAGGATATTGATACATTGTTTCAGAATCTTGAAAAAGAGTTTAAGGAACTTAAAAAAGACCAATCGATAATAGGGAAAGATCGTGTAAAGGTTGGGCTATATTCCCTTCAACAGAAGATTACAAAGCTGAGGGCCTCGATGGACAAGTAA
- a CDS encoding 3-oxoacyl-ACP synthase III family protein — protein MTSKIIGVGNYIPSETITNLFFDQHIFLNSEGDLLKENNASITNKLQKITGIVERRYATSEQVTSDLGLIAAQTAIENAGIDPETLDYIIFAHNFGDVKFGTVQSDTVPSLAARVKHLLKIKNNFCVAYDVLFGCPGWIEGVIQANAFIRSGIAKRCLVIGAETLSRVVDIHDRDSMIYADGAGAVVVETSNDESGIQSHLSASYTYKEKDYLYFGKSYNNESCPDTKYIKMDGRKIYEFALIHVPEAMKQCLDNSGYSIDQLSKIIIHQANEKMDEAIVERFYQLYNTPLPPNIMPMVIDKLGNSSVATIPTLLAMILKGEMEAHSIKKDDIVLFASVGAGMNINAFVYKF, from the coding sequence ATGACAAGCAAAATCATCGGAGTAGGCAATTATATACCCTCAGAAACAATCACAAATTTATTTTTCGACCAACACATTTTCCTCAATTCAGAAGGAGATTTACTAAAAGAAAATAATGCATCGATCACCAATAAACTTCAGAAAATTACAGGTATCGTAGAAAGACGTTATGCAACTAGTGAGCAGGTGACTTCAGACCTTGGACTGATAGCCGCTCAGACAGCAATCGAAAACGCAGGAATCGACCCGGAAACTTTAGATTATATCATATTTGCACATAACTTTGGTGATGTAAAATTCGGTACGGTACAATCTGATACGGTTCCGAGCCTTGCTGCAAGAGTAAAACATTTATTAAAAATAAAAAATAATTTCTGTGTAGCATATGATGTCCTTTTCGGCTGTCCGGGATGGATAGAAGGTGTAATACAAGCCAATGCTTTCATCAGATCCGGCATTGCCAAAAGATGTCTGGTGATCGGAGCAGAAACTCTTTCGCGTGTCGTAGACATTCATGACAGAGACAGTATGATTTATGCAGACGGAGCCGGCGCTGTAGTCGTGGAGACCAGCAATGACGAATCGGGAATACAATCCCATTTGTCGGCATCATATACTTATAAGGAAAAAGATTATTTATATTTCGGAAAATCGTACAACAATGAAAGCTGTCCGGATACGAAATATATCAAAATGGATGGAAGAAAAATCTACGAATTTGCCCTTATTCACGTTCCTGAAGCTATGAAACAATGTCTTGACAACAGCGGATATTCTATCGATCAGCTAAGCAAAATCATTATTCACCAGGCAAATGAAAAAATGGATGAAGCCATTGTAGAAAGGTTCTACCAGCTCTACAACACTCCTCTTCCACCCAACATCATGCCGATGGTGATCGATAAGCTCGGTAACAGCAGTGTTGCTACGATCCCTACTCTATTGGCCATGATTTTAAAAGGTGAAATGGAGGCTCATAGCATCAAAAAAGATGATATCGTTTTATTTGCATCGGTAGGTGCGGGAATGAACATTAATGCGTTCGTTTATAAGTTTTAA
- a CDS encoding cold-shock protein: MQEGTVKFFNEAKGFGFISPADGGKDVFVHSSGLISRTIRENDKVVFETQRGEKGLNAINVKLA, from the coding sequence ATGCAAGAAGGCACAGTAAAATTTTTTAACGAAGCAAAAGGCTTCGGATTTATTTCTCCGGCAGACGGAGGAAAAGACGTATTCGTACATTCCTCAGGATTGATCTCAAGAACAATTCGTGAGAATGACAAAGTAGTTTTTGAAACACAGCGTGGAGAAAAAGGTTTAAATGCTATTAACGTAAAATTAGCATAG
- a CDS encoding glycoside hydrolase family 88 protein, with the protein MTLHKLSIAVFTVLHITFYAQSKKEMSALIRNEFNFAEKQYRFLMKSVPKDKMPQSYNASENRLVTRDISWWCSGFYPGSLWMIYEQTNDPEIKAEAEKRLALIEPNKTFTRDHDLGFMMFCSFGNAYRITKDPKYKEIILTSAKSLSTRFRPGMQAILSWDKMADFKGPVIIDNMMNLEMLMWASQNGGDQKIREIAVAHANTTIENHFRPDYSSYHVVDYDVNTGEVLGKKTFQGYSDSSAWARGQAWALYGYTMMYRFTKDQEYLDQARNIAKFILNNPTLPEDKIPYWDFNDPKIPNVPKDASAAAIMASALLELGQYTNGDEKKTCVEAAKQMLVSLSGEKYHAKLNENGGFLLMHSTGGLPLNSEIDVPLIYADYYFLEALKRYKDWYLQ; encoded by the coding sequence ATGACTTTGCACAAGCTTTCCATTGCTGTTTTTACAGTTTTACATATCACTTTTTACGCACAGAGTAAAAAAGAAATGTCCGCTTTGATTCGGAATGAATTTAATTTTGCTGAAAAGCAATACCGTTTTTTAATGAAATCTGTTCCGAAGGATAAAATGCCACAATCTTACAATGCATCGGAAAATCGTTTGGTGACAAGGGATATTTCGTGGTGGTGTTCCGGGTTTTATCCGGGTTCGTTGTGGATGATTTATGAGCAGACCAATGATCCGGAAATAAAAGCAGAGGCAGAGAAAAGACTTGCATTGATAGAGCCTAACAAGACTTTTACGAGAGATCATGATCTGGGGTTCATGATGTTTTGCAGTTTCGGAAATGCGTACAGAATCACCAAAGATCCAAAATATAAAGAAATTATCCTCACTTCAGCAAAGTCCCTTTCTACAAGGTTTCGACCGGGAATGCAGGCTATTCTGTCGTGGGATAAAATGGCGGATTTCAAAGGGCCTGTCATTATCGATAATATGATGAATCTTGAAATGCTGATGTGGGCTTCACAAAACGGAGGCGATCAAAAAATAAGGGAAATTGCTGTTGCTCACGCCAATACAACGATAGAAAATCATTTCAGACCGGATTACAGTTCGTATCATGTTGTTGATTATGATGTGAATACCGGGGAAGTTCTTGGCAAAAAAACATTTCAGGGCTATTCTGATTCTTCGGCTTGGGCGCGAGGTCAGGCTTGGGCTTTGTACGGATATACGATGATGTACCGTTTTACAAAAGATCAAGAATACCTGGATCAGGCGCGAAATATTGCAAAATTTATTCTCAATAATCCGACTCTGCCGGAAGATAAAATTCCGTACTGGGATTTCAACGATCCGAAGATTCCCAATGTCCCGAAAGATGCTTCCGCAGCTGCGATCATGGCTTCCGCGCTGTTGGAATTGGGACAATATACAAATGGTGATGAAAAGAAAACTTGTGTAGAAGCAGCAAAACAAATGTTGGTCAGTCTTTCAGGTGAAAAATATCACGCAAAACTGAACGAAAACGGTGGATTTTTATTGATGCACAGTACCGGAGGATTGCCTTTGAATTCTGAGATCGATGTTCCGCTGATCTATGCAGATTATTATTTTCTGGAAGCTTTGAAGAGATATAAAGACTGGTATTTACAGTAA
- a CDS encoding SDR family oxidoreductase, translated as MKSDNNLQRTLRGKTVVITGGSSGVGRAIAEAFALEGCNIVVAARGKDGLDETVQLCRDLEVAAVAVPTDVSIASDVQNLANKALQFNGRIDIWVNNAGVMASGKFEEIPMELNEQVIKTNLFGYMHGAYSVLPIFKRQNEGILINNVSIGGFMPAPYSAVYSSTKFGIRGMMECLHGEISDFPDIHICNLYPQIQRSTGNMHSAKYSGLDFKIPPFAADPRDTAAKIVELAKNPKKDLFPDIASRFLVNIYSLFPKPIINTASAAMRLMMKVKNAPSEPGNVLEPSSEPHRIYGETMLPVLSRKTKLAALAGLGLGLAYMFLGSKNSNK; from the coding sequence ATGAAATCAGATAATAATTTACAAAGAACCCTGAGAGGAAAAACCGTTGTCATTACAGGAGGAAGCAGTGGAGTAGGAAGAGCTATCGCCGAGGCATTTGCTTTGGAAGGGTGCAATATTGTAGTTGCAGCGAGAGGAAAGGATGGACTGGATGAGACGGTACAGCTGTGCAGGGATCTGGAAGTGGCGGCGGTGGCTGTGCCAACGGATGTTTCCATAGCTTCCGATGTTCAGAATCTTGCAAATAAAGCCCTGCAGTTCAACGGCCGGATTGATATCTGGGTAAACAATGCCGGAGTAATGGCCAGCGGAAAATTTGAAGAAATCCCGATGGAGCTCAACGAGCAGGTTATCAAAACGAATCTTTTCGGTTATATGCACGGAGCGTACAGTGTTTTGCCTATTTTTAAACGACAGAATGAAGGTATTTTAATCAATAATGTTTCTATCGGAGGTTTTATGCCGGCGCCGTACAGTGCGGTATATTCTTCCACAAAATTCGGTATTCGCGGGATGATGGAATGTCTTCATGGTGAGATTTCCGATTTTCCGGATATTCATATTTGTAATCTTTACCCGCAGATTCAGCGTTCAACGGGAAATATGCACTCTGCAAAATATTCAGGATTAGATTTTAAAATTCCTCCGTTTGCAGCAGATCCACGAGATACGGCGGCAAAAATTGTAGAATTAGCCAAAAATCCAAAAAAAGATTTATTCCCGGATATCGCCTCAAGATTCCTTGTGAATATTTACAGTTTATTTCCAAAACCGATTATCAATACAGCTTCTGCAGCCATGAGACTGATGATGAAAGTGAAAAATGCACCTTCTGAGCCGGGAAATGTTCTGGAACCCTCATCAGAACCTCACCGGATTTACGGAGAAACCATGCTTCCGGTTCTTTCAAGAAAAACGAAACTGGCGGCGTTGGCAGGATTGGGACTGGGTTTGGCGTATATGTTTTTAGGATCTAAAAATTCCAATAAATAA
- a CDS encoding glutathione synthase translates to MAHQNFKKEDFVQDPSGDYRVEFREGNIGEGSDLIVERKKEDGDYEVLSAEIKRHNKSIFVCWSEPFDGRVIFDE, encoded by the coding sequence ATGGCACATCAGAATTTTAAAAAAGAGGATTTTGTACAAGATCCATCCGGAGATTACAGAGTGGAATTTCGTGAAGGAAATATTGGCGAAGGTTCCGACCTGATCGTTGAAAGAAAAAAAGAAGACGGAGATTACGAAGTACTTTCAGCCGAGATCAAAAGACACAACAAAAGTATTTTTGTCTGCTGGAGCGAACCCTTTGACGGAAGAGTGATATTTGATGAATAA
- a CDS encoding S41 family peptidase has protein sequence MRNFFNIQILAVLFLSVLMISCNRTDDEIPDFPEGSTEAVNVWVQDSIRRYYYWADQMPAKPDYHLPTKDFFKSLLAPQDRFSFIVNTADSSSYPRSVRNMYGFDYTVLQLANGEVVTVIKLVLKNSPAMNAGLERGMVIKKINGVAITASNAEELTAAIPDQTVIQLTVGNWENGSIINEKNITVYYGYSLDQPLMSKIFEQNNKKTAYLYIYDFPDGMTSALNQKFAEFKTEGVQELILDLRYNYGGSVSSSAALCSLIPAGISANSPFIIYKGNKNGGEVKRTFSQQISYDSNALDFSVLHANSLGLNKVYVITSKSTASASEIVINNLKPYLQVIQVGDATLGKDMAGFVVEDRRKPKKITWQMHPVIYKVFNASGEGNYTNGIAPQIQVNEYSALPLRTLGDPDEVLLSSVLHQIYSKSIYNGTQPQDVKVLYQSDSPYIGFSN, from the coding sequence ATGAGGAACTTTTTTAATATTCAAATACTTGCGGTACTGTTTTTATCGGTTTTAATGATTTCCTGCAACCGTACAGACGACGAAATCCCGGATTTTCCCGAAGGAAGCACAGAAGCAGTGAATGTCTGGGTTCAGGACAGCATTAGGCGGTATTATTACTGGGCAGATCAGATGCCTGCAAAGCCCGATTATCATCTCCCGACAAAGGATTTTTTTAAAAGTTTACTGGCTCCTCAGGATCGTTTTTCTTTTATCGTAAATACAGCGGATTCTTCTTCCTATCCCCGTTCGGTGCGCAATATGTATGGTTTCGATTATACTGTTTTGCAGCTGGCAAATGGTGAAGTGGTAACGGTGATAAAATTAGTATTAAAAAACTCCCCCGCTATGAATGCCGGACTGGAAAGGGGAATGGTCATAAAAAAAATCAACGGAGTGGCCATTACAGCTTCCAATGCGGAAGAATTGACGGCTGCGATTCCGGATCAGACGGTTATTCAACTGACCGTTGGAAATTGGGAAAACGGCTCGATTATTAACGAAAAAAATATTACGGTCTACTACGGATATTCGCTTGACCAGCCCTTAATGTCCAAAATTTTCGAACAAAACAATAAAAAAACAGCCTATCTCTATATCTATGATTTTCCGGACGGAATGACCTCTGCTCTGAACCAGAAGTTTGCAGAATTCAAAACTGAAGGAGTTCAGGAGCTGATCCTGGATCTTCGGTACAATTACGGAGGTTCTGTTTCATCGTCGGCCGCGCTTTGTTCCTTGATTCCAGCAGGGATTTCTGCCAATTCGCCGTTCATCATTTACAAAGGAAACAAAAACGGGGGTGAAGTAAAAAGAACATTTTCCCAACAGATTTCCTATGATTCCAACGCGCTTGATTTCAGTGTTTTGCATGCTAATTCGTTAGGATTGAATAAAGTATACGTCATCACATCGAAAAGTACCGCTTCCGCTTCTGAAATTGTTATTAATAATTTAAAGCCTTATCTGCAGGTCATTCAGGTTGGTGATGCAACATTAGGAAAAGATATGGCCGGATTTGTGGTGGAAGACCGAAGAAAACCGAAGAAAATTACGTGGCAGATGCATCCTGTGATTTATAAAGTTTTCAATGCGAGCGGTGAAGGCAATTACACCAACGGGATTGCTCCTCAAATTCAGGTTAATGAATATTCTGCTTTGCCGCTGCGAACTCTGGGTGATCCCGATGAGGTTTTGCTTTCGTCGGTTTTACATCAAATTTATTCAAAATCAATATACAATGGAACACAGCCTCAGGATGTGAAAGTTTTATATCAAAGCGACAGTCCGTATATCGGTTTTTCAAATTAA
- a CDS encoding T9SS-dependent choice-of-anchor J family protein, with translation MKKIILLSVVLLSQAIFAQYPVWSNSFDTAADLQGWTFHDLNGNGNGWVQGQNIYHNGTALAYGPSGVLRHSINLVPTGNATGFATENDWIISPQIDLTSAGGTLTLAGYIGRQRSTHVLVSRDVYIFVSTPQKQVPDLSDFQQMATEAQNSNGAAYRFNATSANLPADLNQYAECLIDISAFAGKKIYIGLWSNRISSGAASNSQNININEMTIFASVLKTKDIKETKNLTRIMENPVANSLQLQLNPKLKQNNTTVTVYNAAGQKIINTKYSGNINVSELSAGTYFAEVSDGILTERLKFIKK, from the coding sequence ATGAAAAAAATAATTTTATTATCTGTTGTCCTTCTGTCACAGGCGATATTTGCACAATATCCTGTTTGGAGCAATTCTTTTGATACTGCTGCTGATCTTCAGGGATGGACGTTCCATGACCTGAACGGCAATGGAAACGGATGGGTACAGGGACAAAACATTTACCACAACGGTACTGCGCTTGCTTATGGTCCGTCGGGAGTTCTTCGCCACTCGATCAATCTTGTTCCTACGGGAAATGCTACGGGTTTTGCTACTGAAAACGACTGGATTATTTCGCCTCAAATCGATCTTACCAGCGCGGGAGGAACCCTTACACTGGCGGGATATATCGGAAGACAGAGGTCTACGCACGTTTTGGTAAGCAGAGATGTATATATTTTTGTAAGTACGCCTCAAAAGCAGGTTCCGGATTTATCAGATTTCCAGCAAATGGCTACAGAAGCACAAAATTCCAATGGAGCTGCGTACAGATTCAATGCGACTTCGGCTAATTTACCTGCGGATCTTAATCAGTATGCGGAATGTTTGATAGACATTTCAGCGTTTGCAGGAAAGAAAATCTATATTGGACTTTGGTCAAACAGAATCTCATCCGGAGCAGCATCCAATTCTCAAAATATTAATATTAATGAGATGACGATTTTCGCTTCAGTGTTAAAAACAAAAGACATAAAAGAAACAAAAAATCTTACCAGAATAATGGAAAATCCTGTAGCCAATTCTTTACAGCTGCAGCTTAATCCGAAATTAAAACAAAACAATACGACAGTGACGGTTTACAATGCTGCCGGACAAAAAATAATCAATACCAAATACTCAGGAAATATCAATGTTAGTGAGCTTTCAGCAGGAACTTATTTTGCTGAGGTAAGCGACGGTATTCTGACAGAAAGATTAAAATTCATTAAAAAATAA
- a CDS encoding TonB-dependent receptor, with protein MKSLKCGLTVAAIFFTVAAEAQELVQKVSFSVPGGKPLIEALEEFAGKTGMRLAYSKADIKELKVKGVKCDNVPLNSCLKDLTNGLPVVYRLRGDLISIKYEGSGVSVMGNGKISGKIVDEIGNPLTGAEVNAAGRNAVTDNNGDFVIELPSGVYTLTIKAPKYNTLRVEKLAVNNNETRTVSFAMKSVSDNVASIKEVVITGTRKADTQAGLLAQQKKAAQMSDGISAEQISKTPDNDVGGTLKRVTGITTIDNKYVVVRSMGERWNTAAMDGINLPSTEAYNQNFSFDIIPTSMVESVVVSKTATPDMNASFAGGYVEVRTKDIPNENFTTVTLGTSYNDISTFKEFLTRKRGRYDYFGYDDGTRDFPMGLKAMNWENPLFFEQSKQFTNDNFTNYRTKADMGSNMQLALGRTFKLKNNNKWGFAGALVLRNEQNKLQIDHTGRGNWLDTTYLTSPEAEDYQESPVKFYNFKNQGASYTYNSTVAGMMNFGLQLGKNRFSFRNSYTHIYDNTVTRITGWNEYSGGSGLPANAELAYNYFYYGIIPNNDPEQIKTLDRPYTDNANYPVYQTLLQNKLEGNHKIGNIDIDWFAARTSVASDTKDYTLHQTFYNFIGNETIAYHQVNNSSSDFARGFIENRETDYNYGASLKFSLDAGNFKNDIKIGYAGASKSNTNLQQKFLLRVDEKVAGTKILPMPGALSDWFDGSHYVPGGIGWQTRPLYSDEQYKGKVEQHAGFIMFDNRWKNKLRLVWGLRAEYFQYDLISQQVDPSDPQNVYKTAVEDKPWQFMPSANFTYSPTNKINVRLAYNRMAIRPQFNERTGLPYFDPIANGLIHNMEMVSSIVDNYDFKFEWFPGLGEIFSAGLYYKNIDRPIEREGYISNEGNLHLYNGNSKNAKLKGFEAEVRKNLGFIATDTFLEKLFISGNFTYNDTKVIAFKDKSETTDQDATYEVDRPLYGQTPYAYNLGLMYDGERLGISFLYNAKGDQYITVGYGYNGEEIQRPYAVADAQLSYKFLKDRNLEVKLNARNLFNRVKEFYNNYNSYSVSKGGNLQTEREMLELLPGATDKYDKNIDKILFRAYSGRIFGVSVNYTF; from the coding sequence ATGAAAAGTTTGAAATGTGGTCTTACAGTCGCGGCAATTTTCTTTACTGTAGCAGCAGAAGCACAGGAATTGGTACAGAAAGTATCGTTTTCTGTGCCGGGAGGAAAACCGTTAATTGAAGCACTGGAAGAATTTGCCGGGAAAACCGGGATGCGGCTGGCTTATTCTAAAGCAGATATCAAGGAATTAAAAGTAAAAGGTGTAAAGTGTGATAATGTTCCTCTGAACAGCTGCCTGAAAGACCTTACAAATGGGCTGCCGGTAGTGTATCGCCTTCGTGGTGACCTTATTTCAATTAAATATGAAGGTTCCGGTGTTTCTGTCATGGGAAACGGTAAGATTTCCGGGAAAATTGTGGATGAGATCGGAAATCCTTTGACAGGTGCCGAAGTAAACGCAGCAGGAAGAAATGCAGTGACGGATAATAACGGAGATTTCGTCATAGAACTTCCATCCGGAGTATACACGCTGACCATAAAAGCACCTAAATACAATACATTACGCGTAGAAAAACTGGCGGTAAACAATAATGAAACCCGCACTGTTTCTTTTGCCATGAAATCTGTTTCAGACAACGTGGCAAGCATTAAAGAAGTGGTGATCACAGGAACCCGCAAAGCAGATACTCAGGCAGGATTACTGGCTCAACAAAAAAAAGCCGCGCAGATGAGTGACGGAATTTCCGCTGAACAGATTTCTAAAACACCTGATAACGACGTAGGAGGAACTTTAAAAAGAGTAACGGGAATTACCACAATTGATAATAAATACGTCGTAGTCCGTTCGATGGGGGAGCGTTGGAATACCGCCGCAATGGACGGGATCAATCTTCCGAGTACCGAAGCGTACAATCAGAATTTTTCATTTGATATTATCCCGACTTCAATGGTAGAAAGTGTGGTGGTAAGTAAAACTGCAACCCCCGACATGAACGCAAGTTTCGCCGGAGGATATGTGGAAGTAAGAACGAAAGATATTCCCAATGAGAATTTTACGACCGTTACTTTAGGAACTTCTTATAATGATATTTCTACTTTTAAAGAATTTCTGACCCGCAAAAGAGGAAGATATGATTATTTCGGATACGATGACGGAACAAGAGATTTCCCGATGGGTCTCAAGGCAATGAACTGGGAAAATCCTCTGTTTTTTGAGCAATCGAAGCAGTTTACCAATGATAATTTTACCAATTACCGCACTAAGGCAGATATGGGATCTAATATGCAGCTGGCTTTAGGAAGAACATTTAAACTTAAAAATAATAATAAATGGGGATTTGCAGGCGCTTTAGTCCTGAGAAACGAACAAAACAAGCTTCAGATCGACCATACAGGAAGGGGAAACTGGCTCGATACCACTTATCTTACCAGTCCTGAAGCAGAAGATTACCAAGAATCTCCCGTGAAATTTTACAATTTTAAAAATCAGGGGGCTTCATACACCTATAATTCGACGGTGGCAGGAATGATGAACTTTGGGCTTCAGCTGGGAAAAAACAGATTCTCGTTCAGGAATTCTTATACCCATATTTATGACAATACGGTAACAAGAATTACAGGCTGGAACGAATATTCAGGAGGAAGCGGTTTGCCGGCCAATGCAGAACTGGCCTACAATTATTTCTATTACGGAATTATCCCCAACAATGATCCCGAACAGATCAAAACATTAGACAGACCTTATACGGACAACGCCAATTATCCTGTTTATCAGACTCTTTTACAGAACAAACTGGAAGGAAACCATAAAATAGGAAATATAGATATCGACTGGTTTGCCGCAAGAACAAGCGTAGCATCCGATACCAAAGATTACACGCTGCATCAGACTTTCTATAATTTTATTGGAAATGAAACGATTGCCTATCATCAGGTAAACAATTCATCAAGTGATTTTGCAAGAGGGTTCATAGAAAACCGAGAGACAGATTATAATTACGGAGCTTCATTAAAATTTAGTTTAGATGCCGGAAATTTTAAAAATGATATAAAAATAGGATATGCAGGGGCATCAAAGAGTAATACCAACTTGCAGCAGAAATTTCTGTTGCGGGTAGATGAAAAAGTGGCCGGAACTAAAATTTTGCCCATGCCCGGAGCGCTTTCCGATTGGTTTGATGGTTCACATTATGTTCCCGGCGGGATAGGATGGCAGACGAGACCGCTTTATAGTGACGAGCAATACAAAGGAAAAGTTGAGCAGCATGCAGGATTTATCATGTTTGATAATCGATGGAAAAATAAGCTGAGATTGGTTTGGGGATTAAGGGCAGAGTATTTTCAATATGATTTGATTTCCCAGCAGGTCGACCCGAGTGATCCGCAAAATGTATACAAAACCGCTGTGGAAGATAAGCCCTGGCAATTTATGCCTTCTGCCAACTTTACGTATAGCCCGACCAATAAAATTAACGTGAGACTGGCTTACAACAGAATGGCGATTCGCCCGCAGTTTAATGAAAGAACGGGATTACCTTATTTCGATCCCATTGCCAACGGGTTGATTCATAATATGGAAATGGTTTCATCAATAGTCGACAATTACGATTTTAAATTTGAATGGTTTCCCGGCTTGGGAGAGATTTTTTCTGCAGGATTGTATTATAAAAACATCGACAGGCCGATTGAAAGGGAAGGCTATATTTCCAATGAAGGAAACTTACATCTCTACAACGGAAATTCTAAAAATGCAAAACTAAAAGGTTTTGAAGCTGAAGTAAGAAAGAATCTCGGTTTTATTGCAACGGATACTTTTCTTGAAAAGCTTTTTATCAGCGGAAATTTTACCTATAACGATACCAAAGTCATTGCTTTTAAAGACAAATCGGAAACAACAGATCAGGACGCAACCTACGAAGTAGACAGGCCGCTTTACGGGCAGACTCCGTATGCTTATAATTTAGGGTTAATGTATGATGGGGAAAGGTTGGGAATAAGCTTTTTATACAACGCAAAAGGCGATCAGTACATCACAGTAGGATATGGCTACAACGGGGAAGAAATACAAAGACCTTATGCAGTCGCAGATGCGCAGCTTTCATATAAATTTCTTAAAGACAGGAATTTAGAAGTGAAGCTGAATGCAAGAAACCTTTTCAACAGGGTAAAAGAGTTTTACAACAATTACAATTCCTATTCGGTGTCAAAAGGCGGAAATCTTCAGACAGAGCGGGAAATGCTCGAGCTTCTTCCCGGAGCTACCGATAAATATGACAAGAATATTGACAAGATCTTATTTCGAGCCTACAGCGGGAGAATATTCGGAGTAAGCGTAAACTATACTTTTTAA